A genomic stretch from Dama dama isolate Ldn47 chromosome 10, ASM3311817v1, whole genome shotgun sequence includes:
- the STX1A gene encoding syntaxin-1A isoform X1 codes for MKDRTQELRTAKDSDDDDDVTVTVDRDRFMDEFFEQAPPWISAPRAPGLGPQVEEIRGFIDKISENVEEVKRKHSAILASPNPDEKTKEELEELMSDIKKTANKVRSKLKSIEQSIEQEEGLNRSSADLRIRKTQHSTLSRKFVEVMSEYNATQSDYRERCKGRIQRQLEITGRTTTSEELEDMLESGNPAIFASGIIMDSSISKQALSEIETRHSEIIKLENSIRELHDMFMDMAMLVESQGEMIDRIEYNVEHSVDYVERAVSDTKKAVKYQSKARRKKIMIVICCVVLGIVIASTFGGIFG; via the exons GCCAAGGACAGCGACGATGATGACGACGTCACTGTCACCGTGGACCGAGACCGCTTCATGGATGAGTTCTTCGAGCAG GCCCCTCCCTGGATTTCTGCCCCCAGAGCACCTGGCCTTGGCCCACAGGTGGAGGAGATCCGAGGCTTCATTGACAAGATCTCGGAGAACGTGGAGGAGGTGAAGCGCAAACACAGCGCCATCTTGGCCTCCCCCAACCCTGACGAGA AGACAAAGGAGGAGCTGGAGGAACTCATGTCTGACATAAAGAAGACAGCAAACAAAGTCCGTTCCAAGTTAAAGA GCATCGAGCAGAGCATCGAGCAGGAGGAAGGCCTGAACCGCTCCTCCGCAGACCTGAGGATCCGAAAGACACAG CACTCCACACTGTCCCGGAAGTTCGTGGAGGTGATGTCCGAGTACAACGCCACGCAGTCTGACTACCGCGAGCGCTGCAAGGGCCGCATCCAGAGGCAGCTGGAGATCA CTGGCCGGACCACGACCAGCGAGGAGCTGGAGGACATGCTGGAGAGTGGGAACCCTGCCATCTTTGCCTCCGGG ATCATCATGGACTCCAGCATCTCGAAGCAGGCCCTGAGTGAGATTGAGACACGCCACAGCGAGATCATCAAGCTGGAGAACAGCATCCGGGAGCTGCACGACATGTTCATGGACATGGCCATGCTCGTGGAGAGCCAG GGGGAGATGATTGACAGGATTGAGTACAACGTGGAACATTCAGTGGACTACGTGGAGAGGGCCGTGTCTGACACCAAGAAGGCCGTCAAGTACCAGAGCAAGGCGCGCCGG AAGAAGATCATGATCGTCATCTGCTGTGTGGTCCTGGGCATTGTGATTGCCTCCACCTTTGGGGGCATCTTCGGATAG
- the STX1A gene encoding syntaxin-1A isoform X2, producing MKDRTQELRTAKDSDDDDDVTVTVDRDRFMDEFFEQVEEIRGFIDKISENVEEVKRKHSAILASPNPDEKTKEELEELMSDIKKTANKVRSKLKSIEQSIEQEEGLNRSSADLRIRKTQHSTLSRKFVEVMSEYNATQSDYRERCKGRIQRQLEITGRTTTSEELEDMLESGNPAIFASGIIMDSSISKQALSEIETRHSEIIKLENSIRELHDMFMDMAMLVESQGEMIDRIEYNVEHSVDYVERAVSDTKKAVKYQSKARRKKIMIVICCVVLGIVIASTFGGIFG from the exons GCCAAGGACAGCGACGATGATGACGACGTCACTGTCACCGTGGACCGAGACCGCTTCATGGATGAGTTCTTCGAGCAG GTGGAGGAGATCCGAGGCTTCATTGACAAGATCTCGGAGAACGTGGAGGAGGTGAAGCGCAAACACAGCGCCATCTTGGCCTCCCCCAACCCTGACGAGA AGACAAAGGAGGAGCTGGAGGAACTCATGTCTGACATAAAGAAGACAGCAAACAAAGTCCGTTCCAAGTTAAAGA GCATCGAGCAGAGCATCGAGCAGGAGGAAGGCCTGAACCGCTCCTCCGCAGACCTGAGGATCCGAAAGACACAG CACTCCACACTGTCCCGGAAGTTCGTGGAGGTGATGTCCGAGTACAACGCCACGCAGTCTGACTACCGCGAGCGCTGCAAGGGCCGCATCCAGAGGCAGCTGGAGATCA CTGGCCGGACCACGACCAGCGAGGAGCTGGAGGACATGCTGGAGAGTGGGAACCCTGCCATCTTTGCCTCCGGG ATCATCATGGACTCCAGCATCTCGAAGCAGGCCCTGAGTGAGATTGAGACACGCCACAGCGAGATCATCAAGCTGGAGAACAGCATCCGGGAGCTGCACGACATGTTCATGGACATGGCCATGCTCGTGGAGAGCCAG GGGGAGATGATTGACAGGATTGAGTACAACGTGGAACATTCAGTGGACTACGTGGAGAGGGCCGTGTCTGACACCAAGAAGGCCGTCAAGTACCAGAGCAAGGCGCGCCGG AAGAAGATCATGATCGTCATCTGCTGTGTGGTCCTGGGCATTGTGATTGCCTCCACCTTTGGGGGCATCTTCGGATAG
- the STX1A gene encoding syntaxin-1A isoform X5 — MKDRTQELRTAKDSDDDDDVTVTVDRDRFMDEFFEQVEEIRGFIDKISENVEEVKRKHSAILASPNPDEKTKEELEELMSDIKKTANKVRSKLKSIEQSIEQEEGLNRSSADLRIRKTQHSTLSRKFVEVMSEYNATQSDYRERCKGRIQRQLEITGRTTTSEELEDMLESGNPAIFASGIIMDSSISKQALSEIETRHSEIIKLENSIRELHDMFMDMAMLVESQWTTWRGPCLTPRRPSSTRARRAG, encoded by the exons GCCAAGGACAGCGACGATGATGACGACGTCACTGTCACCGTGGACCGAGACCGCTTCATGGATGAGTTCTTCGAGCAG GTGGAGGAGATCCGAGGCTTCATTGACAAGATCTCGGAGAACGTGGAGGAGGTGAAGCGCAAACACAGCGCCATCTTGGCCTCCCCCAACCCTGACGAGA AGACAAAGGAGGAGCTGGAGGAACTCATGTCTGACATAAAGAAGACAGCAAACAAAGTCCGTTCCAAGTTAAAGA GCATCGAGCAGAGCATCGAGCAGGAGGAAGGCCTGAACCGCTCCTCCGCAGACCTGAGGATCCGAAAGACACAG CACTCCACACTGTCCCGGAAGTTCGTGGAGGTGATGTCCGAGTACAACGCCACGCAGTCTGACTACCGCGAGCGCTGCAAGGGCCGCATCCAGAGGCAGCTGGAGATCA CTGGCCGGACCACGACCAGCGAGGAGCTGGAGGACATGCTGGAGAGTGGGAACCCTGCCATCTTTGCCTCCGGG ATCATCATGGACTCCAGCATCTCGAAGCAGGCCCTGAGTGAGATTGAGACACGCCACAGCGAGATCATCAAGCTGGAGAACAGCATCCGGGAGCTGCACGACATGTTCATGGACATGGCCATGCTCGTGGAGAGCCAG TGGACTACGTGGAGAGGGCCGTGTCTGACACCAAGAAGGCCGTCAAGTACCAGAGCAAGGCGCGCCGGGTGA
- the STX1A gene encoding syntaxin-1A isoform X4: MKDRTQELRTAKDSDDDDDVTVTVDRDRFMDEFFEQAPPWISAPRAPGLGPQVEEIRGFIDKISENVEEVKRKHSAILASPNPDEKTKEELEELMSDIKKTANKVRSKLKSIEQSIEQEEGLNRSSADLRIRKTQHSTLSRKFVEVMSEYNATQSDYRERCKGRIQRQLEITGRTTTSEELEDMLESGNPAIFASGIIMDSSISKQALSEIETRHSEIIKLENSIRELHDMFMDMAMLVESQALLPQNPASGPLATQRGALWSWGAPGPAGGDD; this comes from the exons GCCAAGGACAGCGACGATGATGACGACGTCACTGTCACCGTGGACCGAGACCGCTTCATGGATGAGTTCTTCGAGCAG GCCCCTCCCTGGATTTCTGCCCCCAGAGCACCTGGCCTTGGCCCACAGGTGGAGGAGATCCGAGGCTTCATTGACAAGATCTCGGAGAACGTGGAGGAGGTGAAGCGCAAACACAGCGCCATCTTGGCCTCCCCCAACCCTGACGAGA AGACAAAGGAGGAGCTGGAGGAACTCATGTCTGACATAAAGAAGACAGCAAACAAAGTCCGTTCCAAGTTAAAGA GCATCGAGCAGAGCATCGAGCAGGAGGAAGGCCTGAACCGCTCCTCCGCAGACCTGAGGATCCGAAAGACACAG CACTCCACACTGTCCCGGAAGTTCGTGGAGGTGATGTCCGAGTACAACGCCACGCAGTCTGACTACCGCGAGCGCTGCAAGGGCCGCATCCAGAGGCAGCTGGAGATCA CTGGCCGGACCACGACCAGCGAGGAGCTGGAGGACATGCTGGAGAGTGGGAACCCTGCCATCTTTGCCTCCGGG ATCATCATGGACTCCAGCATCTCGAAGCAGGCCCTGAGTGAGATTGAGACACGCCACAGCGAGATCATCAAGCTGGAGAACAGCATCCGGGAGCTGCACGACATGTTCATGGACATGGCCATGCTCGTGGAGAGCCAG GCGCTGCTTCCCCAAAATCCTGCCTCGGGCCCCCTCGCCACCCAGAGGGGGGCCCTCTGGAGCTGGGGTGCCCCTGGCCCTGCAGGGGGAGATGATTGA
- the STX1A gene encoding syntaxin-1A isoform X3, whose product MMTTSLSPWTETASWMSSSSRAPGLGPQVEEIRGFIDKISENVEEVKRKHSAILASPNPDEKTKEELEELMSDIKKTANKVRSKLKSIEQSIEQEEGLNRSSADLRIRKTQHSTLSRKFVEVMSEYNATQSDYRERCKGRIQRQLEITGRTTTSEELEDMLESGNPAIFASGIIMDSSISKQALSEIETRHSEIIKLENSIRELHDMFMDMAMLVESQGEMIDRIEYNVEHSVDYVERAVSDTKKAVKYQSKARRKKIMIVICCVVLGIVIASTFGGIFG is encoded by the exons ATGATGACGACGTCACTGTCACCGTGGACCGAGACCGCTTCATGGATGAGTTCTTCGAGCAG AGCACCTGGCCTTGGCCCACAGGTGGAGGAGATCCGAGGCTTCATTGACAAGATCTCGGAGAACGTGGAGGAGGTGAAGCGCAAACACAGCGCCATCTTGGCCTCCCCCAACCCTGACGAGA AGACAAAGGAGGAGCTGGAGGAACTCATGTCTGACATAAAGAAGACAGCAAACAAAGTCCGTTCCAAGTTAAAGA GCATCGAGCAGAGCATCGAGCAGGAGGAAGGCCTGAACCGCTCCTCCGCAGACCTGAGGATCCGAAAGACACAG CACTCCACACTGTCCCGGAAGTTCGTGGAGGTGATGTCCGAGTACAACGCCACGCAGTCTGACTACCGCGAGCGCTGCAAGGGCCGCATCCAGAGGCAGCTGGAGATCA CTGGCCGGACCACGACCAGCGAGGAGCTGGAGGACATGCTGGAGAGTGGGAACCCTGCCATCTTTGCCTCCGGG ATCATCATGGACTCCAGCATCTCGAAGCAGGCCCTGAGTGAGATTGAGACACGCCACAGCGAGATCATCAAGCTGGAGAACAGCATCCGGGAGCTGCACGACATGTTCATGGACATGGCCATGCTCGTGGAGAGCCAG GGGGAGATGATTGACAGGATTGAGTACAACGTGGAACATTCAGTGGACTACGTGGAGAGGGCCGTGTCTGACACCAAGAAGGCCGTCAAGTACCAGAGCAAGGCGCGCCGG AAGAAGATCATGATCGTCATCTGCTGTGTGGTCCTGGGCATTGTGATTGCCTCCACCTTTGGGGGCATCTTCGGATAG
- the BUD23 gene encoding probable 18S rRNA (guanine-N(7))-methyltransferase isoform X2, whose amino-acid sequence MASRGRRPELRGPPELYYDKNEARKYVRNSRMIDVQTKMAERAVELLCVPEDKPCYVLDIGCGTGLSGDYLSDEGHYWVGIDISPAMLDEALDRDTQGDVILGDMGQGIPFKPGTFDACISISAVQWLCNANKKSDIPAKRLYRFFSSLYSVLVRGGRAVLQLYPENSEQLELITTQATRAGFTGGVVVDYPNSAKAKKFYLCLFSGPSTSIPEGLSEDTEEEKPAESTFTAKRIPYRIARRGVVRKSREWVLEKKARRRRQGKEVRPDTQYTGRKRKPRF is encoded by the exons CTCACGGATGATTGATGTCCAAACCAAGATGGCTGAGCGGGCGGTGGAGCTTCTTTGTGTGCCTGAGGATAAGCCCTGTTATGTGTTGGATATTGG CTGCGGCACTGGGCTGAGTGGCGATTACCTCTCAGACGAGGGGCACTACTGGGTGGGCATTGACATCAGCCCTGCCATGCTGG ATGAGGCCTTGGACCGAGACACGCAGGGAGATGTGATTCTGGGGGACATGGGTCAGGGCATACCCTTCAAACCAGGCACCTTTGATGCTTGTATCAG CATTTCTGCAGTGCAGTGGCTCTGTAATGCTAACAAGAAGTCTGATATTCCTGCCAAGCGCCTGTACCGCTTCTTCTCGTCCCTCTACTCTGTTCTG GTTCGTGGAGGCCGAGCTGTCCTTCAATTGTACCCCGAGAACTCAGAGCAG TTGGAGCTGATCACCACCCAGGCCACCAGGGCCGGCTTCACTGGCGGTGTGGTGGTAGACTACCCCAACAGCGCGAAAGCCAAGAA GTTCTACCTGTGTTTGTTTTCTGGACCTTCGACCTCTATACCAGAG GGCCTGAGCGAAGATACCGAGGAGGAGAAGCCCGCCGAGTCCACGTTCACAGCTAAGAG GATCCCGTACAGGATAGCAAGACGGGGGGTGGTGAGAAAGAGCCGAGAATGGGTCCTGGAGAAGAAGGCACGCCGCCGTCGGCAGGGCAA GGAGGTCCGCCCTGACACCCAGTACACCGGCCGCAAGCGCAAGCCCCGCTTCTGA
- the BUD23 gene encoding probable 18S rRNA (guanine-N(7))-methyltransferase isoform X1, with protein MASRGRRPELRGPPELYYDKNEARKYVRNSRMIDVQTKMAERAVELLCVPEDKPCYVLDIGCGTGLSGDYLSDEGHYWVGIDISPAMLDEALDRDTQGDVILGDMGQGIPFKPGTFDACISISAVQWLCNANKKSDIPAKRLYRFFSSLYSVLVRGGRAVLQLYPENSEQLELITTQATRAGFTGGVVVDYPNSAKAKKFYLCLFSGPSTSIPEGLSEDTEEEKPAESTFTAKSLSGSDVAVTARWRGDWGTLWDAVCPYFWLREWSPAGRPWAACSVRPSSCCPQQLAPSSPGCLCPLDPRPPSCGPCGSLSPCILIFTLSSHGSQHSAVLHSLS; from the exons CTCACGGATGATTGATGTCCAAACCAAGATGGCTGAGCGGGCGGTGGAGCTTCTTTGTGTGCCTGAGGATAAGCCCTGTTATGTGTTGGATATTGG CTGCGGCACTGGGCTGAGTGGCGATTACCTCTCAGACGAGGGGCACTACTGGGTGGGCATTGACATCAGCCCTGCCATGCTGG ATGAGGCCTTGGACCGAGACACGCAGGGAGATGTGATTCTGGGGGACATGGGTCAGGGCATACCCTTCAAACCAGGCACCTTTGATGCTTGTATCAG CATTTCTGCAGTGCAGTGGCTCTGTAATGCTAACAAGAAGTCTGATATTCCTGCCAAGCGCCTGTACCGCTTCTTCTCGTCCCTCTACTCTGTTCTG GTTCGTGGAGGCCGAGCTGTCCTTCAATTGTACCCCGAGAACTCAGAGCAG TTGGAGCTGATCACCACCCAGGCCACCAGGGCCGGCTTCACTGGCGGTGTGGTGGTAGACTACCCCAACAGCGCGAAAGCCAAGAA GTTCTACCTGTGTTTGTTTTCTGGACCTTCGACCTCTATACCAGAG GGCCTGAGCGAAGATACCGAGGAGGAGAAGCCCGCCGAGTCCACGTTCACAGCTAAGAG TCTCTCAGGGTCTGATGTGGCAGTGACAGCAAGGTGGAGAGGAGACTGGGGAACCCTCTGGGACGCTGTGTGCCCCTACTTCTGGCTGCGAGAGTGGAGCCCTGCTGGACGTCCGTGGGCAGCCTGCTCCGTCCGCCCATCCTCTTGCTGCCCCCAGCAGctggccccctcctccccaggctgcctctgtCCCCTGGATCCCAGACCCCCTTCCTGTGGCCCCTGTGGCTCCCTGTCCCCCTGCATCCTCATCTTTACCCTCTCGAGTCATGGCTCTCAGCACTCAGCAGTGCTGCACAGTTTATCCTGA